Proteins encoded within one genomic window of Candidatus Hydrogenedentota bacterium:
- a CDS encoding ATP-dependent Clp protease proteolytic subunit — protein sequence MMNQRPAIRTSKVLLHSRLVRGMCLSFLALFVASPTALQAQSEDPFVVICPIRSEIHDGVSVLVTRAVEKAWNAQAIIFILDTPGGRLDSALNIVDTILKAPCKTIAFVDGMGAISAGALISYACDEIIMSPTTNIGASQVVYMSEEGMMPAGEKETSFLRAKYAALGEEKGHNPDIGMAMVDKDIELIAIPRGDGKFDVRATTPSEKSSSGETSAVEKVIDSLSEATGTPLEPLKDLARDITEGVTTQETPEVQPEEATPLQGEIIDTADKLLTLTPQQAVMYGLIKQTAHNIEEVKAAYSLEGARNIEIDMSWSESFFGWLASPGVAGILLLLGVGGIYLEMKTPGFGLPGVVGIVCLTLFFGSRYMIGMADWLDIALVIIGVCLVLVEIFFIPGFGLVGGIGIICVAAGLIMSLTFTDFTLPQYSWEFARLRDAGMTVTIAFVTMTLFVILSWKYLPQTPLYRRIVMGAELTPEKGYTVQSPAESEEYVGLRGVATSMLRPAGRARFGDQTLLVVCNAEFIEAGTPIEIIEVNGNRYVVDRIREDA from the coding sequence CAGCTCTCCAGGCACAATCCGAAGACCCGTTTGTGGTCATCTGTCCCATCCGTTCCGAAATCCACGATGGCGTGAGCGTGCTTGTGACGCGGGCCGTGGAAAAGGCGTGGAACGCTCAGGCCATTATCTTCATCCTGGACACGCCGGGTGGCCGCCTCGATTCCGCGCTGAATATTGTGGATACCATACTCAAGGCGCCGTGCAAAACCATCGCTTTCGTGGACGGCATGGGCGCGATTTCCGCGGGCGCGCTGATCAGCTATGCCTGCGACGAGATCATCATGTCGCCGACCACCAACATTGGCGCATCGCAGGTCGTGTACATGTCCGAAGAAGGGATGATGCCTGCCGGTGAAAAGGAGACCTCCTTTCTTCGCGCCAAATACGCGGCCCTCGGCGAGGAAAAAGGTCACAATCCCGATATCGGCATGGCCATGGTCGATAAGGACATCGAACTGATTGCCATTCCGCGCGGCGACGGCAAGTTCGACGTGCGTGCCACGACGCCGTCGGAGAAATCGTCGTCGGGAGAAACGTCCGCCGTTGAGAAAGTCATTGACTCCCTGTCCGAAGCGACAGGCACTCCGCTCGAGCCGCTCAAGGATTTGGCCCGGGACATTACGGAGGGCGTAACTACGCAGGAAACGCCCGAGGTTCAACCGGAGGAGGCAACTCCGCTTCAGGGAGAAATCATCGATACCGCTGACAAATTGCTGACGCTGACGCCACAGCAAGCGGTGATGTACGGACTTATCAAGCAGACCGCTCACAATATTGAAGAGGTCAAAGCCGCCTACAGCCTGGAAGGCGCGCGCAACATCGAAATCGACATGTCGTGGAGCGAGTCGTTCTTCGGGTGGCTGGCAAGTCCAGGTGTTGCGGGTATCCTGTTGCTCTTGGGCGTGGGCGGTATTTACCTCGAAATGAAGACGCCCGGCTTTGGACTCCCCGGTGTCGTTGGTATCGTATGTCTCACGCTGTTCTTCGGTTCCCGGTACATGATCGGTATGGCCGACTGGTTGGATATCGCCCTCGTAATTATTGGCGTATGTCTGGTTTTGGTAGAGATCTTCTTCATCCCTGGTTTTGGGTTGGTGGGTGGAATTGGCATTATTTGTGTAGCTGCGGGTCTTATCATGTCGCTTACGTTCACCGACTTCACATTGCCCCAATACAGTTGGGAATTCGCCCGGCTTCGCGACGCGGGAATGACCGTTACCATCGCATTCGTTACCATGACTCTTTTTGTAATTCTGAGTTGGAAGTATCTGCCGCAGACGCCGCTGTACAGACGCATCGTCATGGGGGCTGAGCTTACCCCGGAAAAGGGATATACGGTTCAGTCGCCTGCGGAGAGCGAGGAATACGTTGGACTGCGAGGAGTAGCTACAAGCATGCTGCGCCCGGCAGGCCGTGCCCGCTTCGGCGACCAGACGCTGCTGGTCGTGTGCAACGCTGAATTCATTGAAGCAGGCACGCCAATCGAAATCATCGAAGTCAACGGCAACCGCTATGTTGTCGATCGCATTCGGGAAGACGCGTGA